A genomic window from Deinococcus betulae includes:
- a CDS encoding DinB family protein: MTAEAFYRYLMSARRALWVTLRALPEDQLSAAVIPTEGARCIKDLLMHMAVVEDGWFRGDLLGQPTVLETLGVGAPGSAAEYWHHDHRPLDWLLSYWEAVEQATLASWPALLEQAAQHRRIPVDESRPETLSADEVLWHVMQHEVRHSAQVVQMIRLLGHRPPALDLVFHVARGPEEA; the protein is encoded by the coding sequence ATGACCGCCGAAGCCTTCTACCGCTACCTGATGTCTGCTCGCCGCGCCCTGTGGGTCACCCTGCGCGCCCTGCCGGAAGATCAGTTGTCTGCGGCCGTTATTCCCACCGAGGGCGCCCGCTGCATTAAAGACCTCCTGATGCACATGGCGGTGGTTGAAGACGGCTGGTTTCGCGGCGACCTGCTGGGGCAACCGACGGTGCTGGAGACGTTGGGCGTGGGCGCCCCCGGCTCGGCGGCCGAATACTGGCACCACGACCACCGCCCGCTGGACTGGCTGCTGAGCTACTGGGAGGCGGTCGAGCAGGCCACCCTGGCCAGCTGGCCGGCGCTGCTGGAGCAGGCGGCCCAGCACCGCCGCATTCCGGTGGACGAGAGTCGCCCCGAGACTCTGTCGGCCGATGAGGTGCTGTGGCACGTCATGCAGCATGAGGTCAGGCACAGCGCCCAGGTGGTGCAGATGATTCGCCTGCTGGGGCACCGGCCCCCCGCGCTGGACCTAGTCTTTCATGTGGCCAGAGGGCCAGAAGAAGCCTGA